The stretch of DNA ATTCCTTTCAACTTTTATttgtctgaaagagaaaaagtgaagaaacatTTACGTGGCTTACTTCAAGGCATATACAAGCTGTAACAAATCTTATAAACGCAAATGAAAACAGCTGGcctaatactttttaatttattttcatggtatgttttgttctgcttttcagTAATGAGCACATTTGCATTTGAGAACTGTACCAAGTTCTCTGAAATGCAAGCAAAGCCTTCCAATCACCTCCACTGACCACCCCTCTGGGAGGAATAAGAGCACACTGGAGGACAGCCTACTCTGTTTCTCCTCAAAGACTCCAAAGAGAAGGACGTTCAATTACACCACCTTCAGGTGCTCTGAAATACCACAGTCAGACAGCTGGTTCTGTGGGAAATGCACGAACGTATGTAGTCTCCTATCTGTTTGAAAAAGCTATTGCCTCCTGTCATTACACCCTCTCTTCCAGTCCCCAGTAATCATCCCCGTAGGGCTTCTGTGAGATGCAGGAGCAGTTAGGGTTTGCGTGGTCCTGTCAGTTTTGTGTAAATACTATCTCCAGCCCTGGAAATGATTTCAAAAGATAGCCCAGGCAAACCTTCATTCTTAGAAGTTCTGTTTTCtgctttaatatattttcagaatCAATAATTGGTATAGCATGGGCAGTTAACGTAGTCTCTACCTCCTTGTGTTTTTCGCAGCAacgtgtgtatgtgcgtgtgtcttttggtttttgCTGTAAGGTGGCCCTATAAATTAGGTCATGAAGGAAGTCACTGGAAATCAGGATGCAGTCTCTGAGAAGAATGATGTAATATATAGTGTTCCTTGTTGCTGACCAAGACGctcagcttaaaataaaaaatttatgagtAAAACTTCGTTATAAAAAACCAAAcgaaataatttaaattctcataattattaaaattaggaaagtgtttcacatattttaaatttgtctaaacatatacatatttagCACACAAAAGCCTTGTATAGTATGTGTTCGATACAGTAAAATAATTCCACACACTATTTAGGTTTATGTTTGACCTGAAATTTATATGCTAgccaaaacaaacatttaaatatttaacaaaattgtTTGCCTTTAGAGAATTTAGATAAAACATTATGTGTATATGGAGTCAAGGAAATGATGGGTGACAGCCAAGTAGggccatctcattttttttagatttcaaagGTAGTTGGAagtaatctttttctttcatcacatTTCCTTTTAACAAGATCATTTCTATACAAAGTGGAGCCACTCCTgtcataaataataaagtaagcaAATAAACATTAAGAGCATCTGGAATTTGAAGATGTTACTAAGAACTTTAATTatgataatttaagaaaaagaagtttttaGGATTATCCTTGACATTATTTGAATATTCTCTCTATATTAATAAGCATGTGTGTGTGCCAGACACAGAAGGAGCAAcaatcggggggggggggagagggagagagagagaggggaagagagagagggagggagagggagagagagagggagagagagaggaagagagatggggagagggggggggagagagagggagggagagagagagaggaagagagatggagagaggggggggagagggggagagaggggggagagagagagagaggggaagagagggagagagtgggggggggagagagggagagagagggagagggggggaagagagggagagagggagagaggggggggagagagagagggagagagagagaaggagggagagaggggggttAATTGAGTGTGTATacgaaatgaaaatatgtttcaaaatgGCAGCCCGTGGGGCTGAGCATAAGGGGTCTGGCAGAAACCACGGCCTTGCTGGAGAGGTTTAAGGACTGACCATGTGGATGAGATTCAGAACGTCCcgtttttttaaatgctttggccttcttccctcccctgcagcttcctcGTATCACTGCCCAGCACCTGCAGTATGGTATCCTCCGGAATACATAATAAAGGAGAATTTAAGGCCTTCAGGAAGAAGGACAGGACTAGTAACCTTCATGACACTCCTCAAAGGATAGAAATGAAACAGTCACCCTTCCCGCAGAGCCTGGCCGCTCTGACAGAAGTGAGGACCAGTGATGCGGCAGCTGCAACCCAAGAACGCAGAGCTGCAGGAAACCCCAAGATGGCCATCCCAGCCCCTCTCTCTTGCCAAACCTGGATTCTCTTACCTGCTCCTGGAGCCTCATGTTATCCCACACCTTGGTGCACACCATACACTCAAACGCGTCGATGTAGTTGTCCTGCCTGACGTCCTGCACCCCCCATTTCCGGTCCCTGAGAGTGGTGAGAAGTCGCTGATTCGAGATCTCACCCTTCAGCTTCCACTCTATGTAGGCCTGGTACAGTCTGTCGTCGTGATCCAGCTGTCTGATGTAACTTGCCAGTTCTCTTGGGTGAGAAAATTCTGATACCAGGATAGCACTTCTATCACTTGGAAGCCAGTCTGCGATGCTGGGGGATCCGTAATACACAGGGACCACCCCCAGTTTCAGAGGTCTCCAGAACTTCTCAGTGATGTAGTCATTGCAAACCGCATTCTCAAAAGCAAGGATAAACTTATACTGGGCGAGGATCCTATAAAAGCCATCGGCGTCCATAGAGGCTGGATTGTTCAGCTGCTGAGGGAGATCTCTGTTTCGCAGACATTCACCGTAGGAATCGACCTCAATGTATGTCATCAGCTCTCGAACGTAGCTGTCTCTGTCTGAGGGTGGGTCACAGTCGGACTGTACGTACACCAGAGGAGCAAGGCTTTTTCGGAGGTTATTTTTGGACCGCAAGGGAACTAGGTATCGGAGTGACTTCAGGACTTCCGTGCCCTCCAGGTACTGGGTAGTTAGTGGCAGGTGGGAATGCCGGCTGAAGGTGGCCGTGTAGTTGAACAAGGTGATGACTGGCTGGTGAAAGAGCTTATAGTTGTTTTTCGGAGACTCTTCGTGGAAAAGGGCCCAGTCGTGATGGGCCTTCCGAGGCAGAGGTAAGCTATCTATGCTAAAGTCAGTACCTAGGGGATGAAAAGATAATGTTAGTACGTCCAAAAGAACTCTGGGTTTAAGTTTGAGTCTCCTGGTAAGACTAGTATACAGAGGAGTTTGAGGCTATAAATAAGAAGCATGTTAACAGTGTCTGCAAATGCCTGGCAGTCAATCACGAAGCTTTCACCCCAGAAACTGCTCCGGGAGAGGATAACCCAGGAAAGGGACCCCCTGTCTCTCACTTTATGAAAAGGGAAATGGAAGGAGTGTCTAGCCTGGTTCTAAAGAATTTATTCCACTGCCTCCTGGCTCTTCTTCCCAGAGGCACTGCctaagagagggaaggagaaatgaagaggtagacagttttcaaaaagaaaagagcaagagaaaggaaGCCAAAAAGGGGAAAGCAACCAGCCTGGCAGAttgattaactgaaaaaaaaaaaaaaagtgaaatcatgcaAAAGTAGCCAGAACAAATATACAGgatagatctttttttaaaatccaaaatgatCGATTTCAACAAAGTGCAGTGAATCAATCTTAGTCAAAATGGTAGACGAGGCTTTTAAAGACTTAAGAGCTGATAATAGCACTACGTTACAGACTGCTGCAGGATGGACGTGAATTAACAAGCACATCAAGAAGTAAAGAAGGCATCACAGGATTACAATTATGAGTGATTCCAGCTTCCACAGGATTAATTGGGGAAAGCTTTGAAACATGATAATGTGTGGACAGAAATGATGGATGTGTAAACCATTGTTTCCTGACTGTGTGGGTGGAGACCCCATCAGAAAGAAGTTATTTCTATAACTGAGAGAGAAGAATTAAGACAGTATCACAATTACATAATACAGAATTTCTAAGGTGTTACAGACACTGGTGATTTTTTGGCCcagtgatttgattttttaaatacacgaaaatggcacacacacacacaaatccatcTTCTAGCATCCACTGTGAAAAAACACACCAAATAAATTCTTCcagcataataaaatatattctctggtcgaattcataaaaattaattatttaatgccAGTGCACACTCtctcaaataaatatatactctGCGGTGCCAACAATACATTAGTGAGAAATCAATTAATCAAGAAAGgcttttaaacaattaaaaacataataagatTATGCTGGAGGACATATACTGAACTCAGAGAAATTGCTGAAGAAAGTATGTGCTACTGTCTTGATAACAGGCGTCTATGCTCAATGATCAGGTGTGAAAGACTAACATCTAAAACTGGTCCTATATTTGTTTACTTGGCATTTGCTACACTGGACCTTTAGCATCAAGAAAAGAATCTCATCCACACACCTGAAATGTAATGGCATGTAGAGTTGGATGGCCTGCAATGGTTAATAGGCAAACATGAGGACGTGGAAGAGAACCTGAGAAAAGCAATTTATCGCACTGAACTAGCTGCTGCTCATAAAGGTTCCAGGCTTGTCAAGTGCCCAATGACGGGCACTGAAGGCATAAACTTGAGTTCGAACATAAAGCTTCcactgaaggcagagcagagaatcAAGGCCATCTGCCTTGGAGAGGAAGAACCAGAGTCCAATCGACAGGAATCAGAGGCGGGGATCCAGACATAAGATTAGAGACTGGACGGGATCTGGTTAAAACTAAAGCGGGTCTAGAATTAACTGGGGGACCAGGCACAGGTGCCTTGAGTGAGTGACTCAAACACCAGGGGCCGTCTGCCACTAACTGTTATCTGGCACATGGGTGACTCTTAATCTGCCTCACCCTTGGTTGCCACAGCAAAGATCCAAAATACAGAGCAAGGAAGCAGAAAGACACAAAACCGCCGGTGCTCCAGAGACTGGAAAGAGGCTGCCTTTCATCACTGCTTGGCTACATCAGTAAAGTAGTAAAAGAGGAACCAGAAATGGCTAAGTCGAGACCTTTTCACGGCCAATGTCTAGGTCCCTGTGTTGGTAACAGGAATGAGACTTGAAACTGGTACCAGTTACAATGAGCTTTTCATTCATTAGAACCAGGAGGTGAGGGCTTCCAGGCTCATTATACCTTCAGCCAAGTTGCTACTGGAATCTCAATGttgggaagaaggagagaagagcGTAGGGTCCCTCGCCTGTGCAATCTGCAGCAGCAAAAAAAAGCCTGCAGAATCTAAGCAAGGAACATTTATCTATACTCATGCCCTAAAAAGCAACacagcttttttaaaatgagagcatGAGGTTCTTGTACATCTGAATTCTGCTTCATCTGTAGGAGTGGGACTGTCTTTAATAGTGGGGTGGATGCCTCTTTAATAGAGAGGAAAGTTAAAGGGACTTAACGTTTCAGAAATAGTTCCCATTATTTgctactttaaaaagtatttcctaGTTGCTTCCctaagatatacacacacacaatcacattaaaataggtttttcttttaaatcaaattCTTCCAAACTAAAATTCTCTGAGGAAGATTAAAAAGCATATGTCTTTTTGCCCAGCAAGCTCCTCCTCTAAATTTAGAGCTTCAGATGCTAAACACTCAAGAATTCTAAAATTAGAACCAAAACAGATCTAAAATACTCCACTGAAGGTATCACGACCTAGAATGTGAGTGACAATATTGAGCAGTTTCCAAAAGGTTTTAGATGTGGCTCAGCAAACAGCTGAGTTATTTGGCTCTTTCTGACTCCAGAGCAATGCCCACTATAACAAGGGTTGGAACCGGGGtctctaaagaaatgaaaatcaattgAACTATGATAAATCCATAAGAATGTGACTAACGTGTGTGACTGGTTCAGCAGTTTTATACAGCCATCTTCACTGGCTCTTACATTTAACAACTTCAGATTCAAATGTTCATTTCTCTGGGTTATCTTGTGTTTACTGAATACTGACAAATTCATC from Hippopotamus amphibius kiboko isolate mHipAmp2 chromosome 10, mHipAmp2.hap2, whole genome shotgun sequence encodes:
- the FUT10 gene encoding alpha-(1,3)-fucosyltransferase 10 isoform X2, whose amino-acid sequence is MAVEEIAIQMVPPRDVVLGCGPTQEHLVVVELGKFEGKKFKNSDLKDGHAQMEEEPVHLHPFLKREGLTLSRKRTSATDSYPIMLWWSSLTGEPGKLRQCGADACFFTMNRTYLHHRMTKAFLFYGTDFSIDSLPLPRKAHHDWALFHEESPKNNYKLFHQPVITLFNYTATFSRHSHLPLTTQYLEGTEVLKSLRYLVPLRSKNNLRKSLAPLVYVQSDCDPPSDRDSYVRELMTYIEVDSYGECLRNRDLPQQLNNPASMDADGFYRILAQYKFILAFENAVCNDYITEKFWRPLKLGVVPVYYGSPSIADWLPSDRSAILVSEFSHPRELASYIRQLDHDDRLYQAYIEWKLKGEISNQRLLTTLRDRKWGVQDVRQDNYIDAFECMVCTKVWDNMRLQEQGLPPKRWKADVTHLSCPEPTAFAFSTLAPRRGSLREMWVPSFQQSKKEARALRWLVDRNQNFSTQEFWALVFKD
- the FUT10 gene encoding alpha-(1,3)-fucosyltransferase 10 isoform X1, with amino-acid sequence MVRIQRRKLLASCLCVTAAIFLLVTLQVVVELGKFEGKKFKNSDLKDGHAQMEEEPVHLHPFLKREGLTLSRKRTSATDSYPIMLWWSSLTGEPGKLRQCGADACFFTMNRTYLHHRMTKAFLFYGTDFSIDSLPLPRKAHHDWALFHEESPKNNYKLFHQPVITLFNYTATFSRHSHLPLTTQYLEGTEVLKSLRYLVPLRSKNNLRKSLAPLVYVQSDCDPPSDRDSYVRELMTYIEVDSYGECLRNRDLPQQLNNPASMDADGFYRILAQYKFILAFENAVCNDYITEKFWRPLKLGVVPVYYGSPSIADWLPSDRSAILVSEFSHPRELASYIRQLDHDDRLYQAYIEWKLKGEISNQRLLTTLRDRKWGVQDVRQDNYIDAFECMVCTKVWDNMRLQEQGLPPKRWKADVTHLSCPEPTAFAFSTLAPRRGSLREMWVPSFQQSKKEARALRWLVDRNQNFSTQEFWALVFKD
- the FUT10 gene encoding alpha-(1,3)-fucosyltransferase 10 isoform X3 translates to MEEEPVHLHPFLKREGLTLSRKRTSATDSYPIMLWWSSLTGEPGKLRQCGADACFFTMNRTYLHHRMTKAFLFYGTDFSIDSLPLPRKAHHDWALFHEESPKNNYKLFHQPVITLFNYTATFSRHSHLPLTTQYLEGTEVLKSLRYLVPLRSKNNLRKSLAPLVYVQSDCDPPSDRDSYVRELMTYIEVDSYGECLRNRDLPQQLNNPASMDADGFYRILAQYKFILAFENAVCNDYITEKFWRPLKLGVVPVYYGSPSIADWLPSDRSAILVSEFSHPRELASYIRQLDHDDRLYQAYIEWKLKGEISNQRLLTTLRDRKWGVQDVRQDNYIDAFECMVCTKVWDNMRLQEQGLPPKRWKADVTHLSCPEPTAFAFSTLAPRRGSLREMWVPSFQQSKKEARALRWLVDRNQNFSTQEFWALVFKD